A single window of Taeniopygia guttata chromosome 1, bTaeGut7.mat, whole genome shotgun sequence DNA harbors:
- the MAEL gene encoding protein maelstrom homolog: protein MERRGGRRSAFSYFVHDQLPELERRGLPVARMADAVPYCCNAWESLTEEEKAVYAEKARIWNSKKRSQKTVKETCNVLDPVPAPLTTNMPTATPLPDASALSWKNDQDTVADIFYFLDIYSYGKLPPHCEQRFLPCEIGCVRYSLQDGIVADFHHFIDPEVPPCGFWYHCQAASNETHKIPITGFHLPRSCYALVLRELVEFAQPARGAQLRFFCRSNDRFRINWCLGRMASITDIESHWELFAVEDLIMKLYQKKYQKEPSKIWVYRKLDVCLWDFSSNTRCKWHEEIDIACCALASCKKMGYCISKSFTSVYGVPLTAAHLPLQDFHCDQSTNTRIVKLDAGHTQKMKDESSGYDKPLGSPRQDQEFVPSNCDFPCGVKTSPCGASVVQGRGAIRLMRSASDLSKSFSN from the exons ATGGAGCGGCGCGGCGGCCGCCGCAGCGCCTTCTCCTACTTCGTGCACGACCAGCTGCCCGAGCTGGAGCGCCGCGGGCTGCCCGTGGCCCGCATGGCGGACGCCGTCCCCTACTGCTGCAACGCGTGGGAG TCCCTgacagaggaagagaaggcagTGTATGCAGAGAAGGCTCGTATATGGAATAGCAAGAAACGCTCTCAGAAGACAGTAAAGGAG ACTTGTAATGTGCTTGATCCGGTTCCTGCTCCTCTGACCACAAACATGCCCACTGCTACTCCTTTGCCAGATGCCTCTGCTCTGTCTTGGAAGAATGATCAGG atacGGTTGCAGACATCTTCTACTTCCTGGACATCTACAGCTATGGGAAGCTGCCACCCCACTGCGAGCAGCGCTTCCTTCCCTGTGAGATTGGGTGTGTCAGATACTCCCTACAAGATGGCATTGTGGCTGATTTCCACCACTTCATAGATCCAG AAGTACCACCATGTGGTTTTTGGTACCACTGCCAGGCTGCCA GTAATGAAACCCACAAGATCCCTATAACTGGATTTCACCTTCCTCGTTCTTGCTACGCACTTGTCCTGCGGGAACTTGTTGAGTTTGCCCAGCCAGCCAGAGGTGCTCAGCTTCGCTTCTTCTGCAGG tctAATGACAGATTCCGAATTAACTGGTGTCTTGGTCGAATGGCCAGCATAACAG ACATTGAGAGCCACTGGGAGCTTTTTGCAGTAGAAGACCTGATAATGAAACTGTACCAGAAGAAATACCAAAAGGAGCCATCCAAGATCTGGGTGTACAGAAAACTGGATGTCTGCCTGTGGGATTTCTCCAGTAACACCAG GTGCAAGTGGCATGAGGAGATTGATATtgcctgctgtgctctggcatCCTGTAAGAAAATGGG TTACTGCATCAGTAAATCCTTCACTAGTGTGTATGGAGTCCCACTAACAGCAGCTCACCTCCCTCTGCAAGACTTTCATTGTGATCAGAGCACAAATACCAGGATTGTGAAACTGGATGCTGGACATACCCAg aaaatgaaagatgaGAGTTCTGGATATGACAAACCTTTGGGTTCTCCAAGACAGGATCAAGAGTTTGTCCCCTCTAATT GTGACTTTCCATGTGGTGTGAAGACCTCCCCTTGTGGAGCGAGTGTTGTACAAGGAAGAGGAGCTATTCGATTGATGAGAAGTGCATCTGATCTATCCAAGTCTTTCAGTAATTGA